A genome region from Mercenaria mercenaria strain notata chromosome 11, MADL_Memer_1, whole genome shotgun sequence includes the following:
- the LOC128546921 gene encoding sarcoplasmic calcium-binding protein-like: MANDYLISKWRMYFKAIDAKNEGRITKEYITEDKTKFADYHHLEGTRREDMMERIEQWFDKYILQGKSGPISEQEFVDMLNDDFKADRDKFVKKMQTSFEESFEINNLDKGELLSLRGRFRNCFPGFWSGRDCI, from the exons ATGGCAAACGATTATCTAATCTCTAAATGGCGGATGTATTTCAAGGCCATTGATGCAAAAAACGAAGGACGTATAACTAAGGAATACATTACTGAAGACAA GACAAAGTTTGCCGATTATCATCATCTGGAAGGTACCCGAAGAGAAGACATGATGGAAAGAATAGAGCAATGGTTTGACAAGTACATTCTACAAGGAAAATCTGGTCCTATCTCAGAACAAGAATTTGTAGATATGCTAAATGATGACTTCAAGGCCGACCGCGACAAATTTGTGAAGAAAATGCAAACCTCTTTTgaagaaagttttgaaataaataatttagatAAGGGTGAACTGCTCTCCCTCCGAGGAAGATTTCGTAATTGTTTTCCGGGCTTCTGGTCAGGAAGAGATTGCATCtga